The proteins below come from a single Deltaproteobacteria bacterium GWA2_45_12 genomic window:
- a CDS encoding tryptophan--tRNA ligase: protein MQKQIIVSGMRPTGLLHLGHYFGVLRNWVVLQNKYQCYFFVADWHSLTTEYDHVDIVQSSLKEMVLDWLACDVSPEKCVLFVQSKVPEHAELHLLFSMITPLGWLERVPSYKEIQQQLTGKDLSTYGFLGYPLLQTADVAIYKAHKVPVGQDQVAHIELSREVVRRFNHLYKDIFPEPETFLTTVPKVPGTDGRKMSKSYQNCIYLSDDEKTFNDKLLKHITDPARQRRTDPGNPDICPIYAYHKEVSSKEEIGQVNLDCRTAKIGCIDCKKILIKNMTETFKPFREKRNELKKDPKIIGDILAEGAKKARMVAGQTLAEANEAMGLS, encoded by the coding sequence ATGCAAAAACAAATTATCGTCTCTGGTATGCGCCCTACGGGCTTGCTCCATTTGGGGCATTATTTTGGGGTGCTGCGCAATTGGGTTGTACTGCAAAACAAGTATCAATGTTATTTTTTTGTGGCTGACTGGCATAGTTTGACCACGGAATACGACCATGTGGATATTGTCCAGAGCTCGCTTAAGGAAATGGTGCTTGATTGGCTGGCGTGTGATGTTTCTCCAGAGAAATGCGTTTTATTTGTTCAATCCAAGGTGCCCGAGCATGCCGAATTGCATCTGCTTTTTTCGATGATCACTCCACTTGGATGGCTTGAACGAGTCCCTAGTTACAAAGAAATTCAACAACAGTTGACAGGGAAGGATTTATCCACGTATGGATTTTTAGGGTACCCTCTTTTGCAAACGGCCGATGTGGCCATTTACAAGGCCCACAAAGTTCCTGTGGGTCAGGACCAGGTGGCGCATATCGAGCTTTCACGCGAGGTGGTGCGCCGGTTCAATCATTTGTACAAAGATATATTTCCCGAACCCGAAACTTTTTTGACAACGGTTCCCAAAGTTCCTGGAACCGACGGGCGAAAAATGTCAAAAAGTTATCAGAACTGTATTTATCTTTCCGATGATGAAAAAACATTCAACGACAAACTGCTTAAACATATAACCGACCCTGCCCGTCAAAGACGCACCGATCCTGGAAATCCCGATATTTGTCCCATTTATGCTTATCACAAGGAAGTGTCTTCAAAAGAGGAGATAGGACAGGTGAATCTTGATTGTCGCACAGCCAAAATAGGATGCATTGATTGCAAAAAAATTCTCATTAAAAATATGACGGAAACTTTTAAGCCTTTTCGTGAGAAAAGAAATGAATTGAAAAAAGATCCAAAAATAATTGGTGATATTTTGGCGGAAGGGGCTAAAAAGGCCCGCATGGTGGCGGGGCAAACATTAGCCGAAGCCAATGAGGCGATGGGATTATCGTAG